Proteins co-encoded in one Candidatus Bealeia paramacronuclearis genomic window:
- a CDS encoding glycine--tRNA ligase subunit alpha gives MRLDFQSVILKLQEFWSKQGCVILQPYDGEVGAGTFHPATTLKSLGPKPWRCAYVQPSRRPTDGRYGENPNRLYRHHQYQVLLKPAPHNIQDLYLQSLKEIGIDTNLHDLRFVEDDWESPTLGAAGLGWEVWCDGQEVTQFTYFQQMGGFPCESTPVELTYGLERLIMILQGVENVYDLDWNGAEGDKKMTYGDVCHQMEAEFSAFSFEHADAPMLLRHFEDAETMCLKLLDVKLVLPAYEYCLKASHLFNLLDAHGVVSVTERANYIGRVRTLARTCCELWMEGVSQNQNTLKVAHG, from the coding sequence ATGCGCCTTGATTTTCAATCCGTCATTTTAAAACTTCAAGAGTTTTGGTCTAAACAAGGCTGTGTGATTTTACAGCCCTATGATGGAGAAGTGGGAGCTGGAACATTTCATCCCGCAACCACATTAAAATCCTTAGGTCCTAAGCCCTGGAGATGTGCTTATGTTCAACCATCCCGCCGCCCTACGGACGGGCGTTATGGAGAAAACCCTAATCGTTTGTATCGCCATCATCAATATCAAGTTCTCTTAAAACCTGCCCCACACAATATCCAAGATCTCTACCTTCAAAGCTTGAAAGAAATTGGCATTGACACAAACCTTCATGACCTTCGTTTTGTCGAAGATGATTGGGAAAGTCCCACTTTGGGAGCGGCAGGTTTGGGCTGGGAAGTCTGGTGTGATGGGCAAGAAGTGACCCAATTTACATACTTCCAACAAATGGGGGGATTCCCTTGTGAATCGACTCCTGTTGAGCTCACCTACGGTTTGGAGCGCCTCATTATGATTCTTCAAGGCGTTGAAAATGTCTATGACCTGGATTGGAATGGCGCCGAGGGGGACAAAAAAATGACTTATGGGGATGTGTGCCATCAAATGGAGGCAGAATTTTCGGCTTTCAGTTTTGAGCATGCGGATGCGCCCATGCTTCTCCGTCATTTTGAGGATGCGGAAACGATGTGCCTCAAACTTCTTGATGTCAAACTCGTTTTGCCCGCGTATGAATATTGTCTAAAGGCCAGTCATCTTTTTAATCTTTTGGATGCCCACGGTGTTGTGAGTGTCACCGAGCGTGCCAATTATATCGGCCGCGTCCGGACGCTGGCACGGACGTGCTGCGAACTCTGGATGGAAGGCGTTTCTCAAAATCAAAATACATTAAAGGTGGCTCATGGCTGA
- the glyS gene encoding glycine--tRNA ligase subunit beta, producing the protein MAEWLFEILSEEIPSRMQRGAQDQLARLASQFLENAGLNFSSLKTFVTPRRLVLVVEGLALEQPAQKEERKGPRTDANEMALQGFMKSTGLTLDQCEVREVGKSEFYFAVIEKSGQKTADVLPDVALRILKEFKWPKSMRWQGPETWVRPLRGLLSVFEEKTLPMTYVGVASSGSTLGHRFLSSGDFTVSNFEDYKKKLLENSVIFDFEERRKTIEKDLHKLAQNENVKLSEDVTLLDEVTGLVEWPVVLKGSIDPQFMHLPEEVLITPMRVHQRYFPLRNHEGKLAPAFLFVANTTTKDQGKTVVIGNERVLRARLSDAKFFYEQDLKKPLPSYNASLHQRLFHAQLGTIAQKVERLQKLMAYLAPIGGFEIQEGDRAALLSKSDLATQMVGEFSELQGIMGRIYALQQKEKTAVAQAIEEHYWPKGSGDQVPENALSIALAIADRIDSLVGFFGINITPTGSKDPFALRRAALGLIQLILEAPFALDLKALLKIAYQGYAWGTPEKLNSQDETLGLVWVFLMERLKFFLRDQGGSAYDHVDAVLALAQEEGDLTRLAKRVRALDSFLVTENGENLVSGFKRATNILKIEEGKDKTSYTPTPQPHLFLELEEKTLFGALEDLKPELEQLMNDALYDTAMSRLARLRVEIDHFFERVTVNDANLEIRQNRLKLLALIYHALIQVADFSKLEG; encoded by the coding sequence ATGGCTGAGTGGTTATTTGAAATTTTATCGGAAGAAATTCCCTCCCGGATGCAGCGTGGCGCACAAGATCAATTGGCCCGTTTGGCCAGTCAGTTTTTGGAAAATGCGGGACTCAATTTTTCCTCGCTCAAAACATTTGTGACACCACGACGATTGGTTCTTGTGGTGGAAGGCCTTGCTTTGGAGCAGCCCGCACAAAAAGAAGAACGCAAAGGCCCACGCACGGACGCGAATGAAATGGCTCTTCAGGGGTTTATGAAGTCCACAGGACTCACATTGGATCAATGTGAAGTTCGGGAAGTTGGGAAATCAGAATTTTACTTTGCCGTCATTGAAAAATCCGGTCAAAAAACAGCGGACGTTTTGCCGGACGTGGCTTTGCGAATCTTAAAAGAATTCAAATGGCCTAAATCCATGCGCTGGCAAGGACCTGAGACGTGGGTGCGACCTTTGCGCGGGCTTCTCTCCGTTTTTGAAGAAAAAACGCTGCCCATGACTTATGTAGGAGTGGCATCAAGCGGCTCAACTTTAGGACATCGCTTTTTAAGTTCTGGAGATTTCACCGTCTCCAATTTTGAAGATTACAAAAAGAAACTTTTAGAGAATTCCGTCATCTTCGATTTTGAAGAACGCCGCAAGACAATTGAAAAGGATCTTCACAAACTTGCACAAAACGAGAATGTAAAACTTTCTGAAGATGTGACTCTTTTGGATGAAGTGACAGGCCTTGTAGAATGGCCGGTAGTGCTCAAAGGATCGATTGATCCTCAATTCATGCATTTGCCCGAAGAAGTTTTGATAACGCCCATGCGCGTTCATCAACGTTATTTTCCCTTAAGAAATCACGAGGGAAAACTCGCGCCTGCATTTTTATTTGTGGCCAATACAACCACAAAAGATCAGGGGAAAACTGTTGTGATTGGAAACGAACGCGTGCTTCGTGCGCGGCTTTCCGATGCAAAATTCTTCTATGAGCAAGATCTCAAAAAACCTCTCCCCTCTTATAATGCATCTTTGCACCAACGCCTTTTTCATGCCCAATTGGGCACGATTGCACAAAAGGTTGAGCGGCTCCAAAAACTGATGGCGTATTTGGCACCCATAGGTGGGTTTGAAATTCAAGAGGGGGATCGCGCAGCTCTCCTTTCCAAATCAGATTTGGCCACCCAAATGGTTGGTGAATTTTCAGAACTTCAAGGCATTATGGGGCGTATTTATGCCCTTCAGCAAAAGGAAAAAACTGCGGTAGCTCAAGCCATCGAAGAACATTACTGGCCTAAAGGCAGTGGTGATCAAGTTCCCGAAAATGCATTAAGTATTGCTTTGGCAATTGCCGATCGTATTGACAGTCTTGTCGGATTTTTTGGCATCAACATCACGCCCACAGGGTCGAAAGATCCATTTGCTTTAAGACGTGCGGCTTTGGGCTTGATTCAGCTAATTTTAGAAGCTCCCTTTGCGCTTGATTTAAAAGCGCTCTTGAAAATAGCTTATCAGGGATATGCCTGGGGCACACCTGAAAAACTCAATTCTCAAGACGAAACACTAGGTCTTGTTTGGGTGTTTTTGATGGAGCGTCTCAAATTCTTCCTTCGCGACCAAGGGGGAAGTGCGTATGATCATGTGGATGCAGTTTTGGCCTTGGCTCAAGAGGAAGGTGATTTGACACGCCTTGCCAAACGCGTGCGAGCTCTCGATTCTTTCTTGGTGACTGAAAACGGAGAAAATCTCGTAAGCGGATTTAAACGTGCCACGAATATTCTCAAGATTGAGGAAGGCAAAGATAAGACTTCTTATACGCCAACGCCTCAGCCTCATCTCTTTTTAGAGCTTGAGGAGAAAACACTGTTTGGAGCCCTTGAGGATTTGAAACCTGAGCTCGAGCAACTTATGAATGATGCGCTTTATGATACGGCAATGTCCCGATTAGCCCGACTGCGCGTTGAAATTGATCACTTCTTCGAGCGTGTAACCGTCAATGACGCCAATCTTGAGATTCGGCAAAATCGACTGAAACTTTTGGCGCTTATTTATCATGCGCTCATCCAAGTGGCAGACTTCTCAAAACTGGAGGGATAA